One genomic region from Spirosoma sp. KCTC 42546 encodes:
- a CDS encoding bestrophin family protein, translating to MIIYEAKNWFGALKHFHTSYSIRVLLRRVAYVSGYGILLTLIDQHVVDIHVPFDGTLFSLLGITLSLLLVFRTNTAYDRFWEGRRQWGLLVNYSRNLAVLLDGLLPDEALANRVFFARTLSNFALALKGHLRTGVDMAELEDMGNDELKTLPDYAHIPSRLAALLMRRFQALRQDGLVNDADLITIRLYHQAFLDITGSCERIKKTPIPFSYSFFIKLFITLYVLLIPLVLVSNYGYFGIVATTLAAYALIGIEMIGDEIEEPFGLDCNDLPLNQIAQNIRRNVHEILSVKPSTTVLAKPEVDYIKVN from the coding sequence GTGATTATCTACGAAGCAAAAAATTGGTTTGGCGCCCTAAAGCATTTTCATACCAGCTATAGTATTCGGGTACTTTTACGGCGGGTGGCCTATGTGAGTGGCTATGGAATATTGCTCACACTCATCGATCAGCATGTTGTCGATATTCATGTACCCTTCGATGGAACTCTCTTTTCATTGCTGGGTATAACGCTGAGTTTATTGCTGGTATTTCGCACCAATACCGCCTATGATCGATTCTGGGAGGGACGCCGACAGTGGGGCTTACTTGTCAATTATAGTCGTAATCTGGCTGTTCTGCTGGACGGTCTGCTGCCCGATGAGGCACTAGCCAATCGAGTTTTCTTCGCCCGCACACTTTCTAACTTTGCGCTGGCCCTCAAAGGTCATTTACGCACCGGCGTTGACATGGCCGAATTGGAAGACATGGGGAATGACGAACTGAAAACGTTACCTGATTATGCCCATATCCCTAGCCGACTAGCGGCTTTATTGATGCGTCGGTTTCAGGCATTACGTCAGGATGGTTTAGTTAATGACGCCGATTTAATTACCATCCGACTATATCATCAGGCATTTCTCGATATAACCGGCTCCTGCGAGCGAATCAAAAAGACTCCCATCCCGTTCTCCTACAGTTTCTTTATCAAGCTGTTCATTACATTGTATGTGCTCCTGATTCCGCTCGTCCTGGTCTCAAACTATGGGTACTTTGGCATTGTGGCCACTACACTGGCAGCCTACGCCCTAATCGGCATCGAGATGATTGGCGACGAAATTGAAGAACCCTTCGGCCTCGATTGCAACGATTTGCCCTTGAATCAAATAGCCCAGAACATCCGCCGGAACGTGCACGAAATTCTGAGCGTAAAACCGTCTACGACTGTATTGGCCAAGCCAGAAGTCGACTATATCAAAGTGAATTAA